TGTTGAATTTTTCAGTGACGGCCGGGTGATAGGTAGGGATTGGAACGGCAGGGAAGGGGCATCAGGAAATGGCGGAAAGATGGGCGATCATCCGAGCGACGACCTCCTCCGGGGTCATATGGGTCGAATCGATCACGAGAGCGTCGGCGGCCGCCTTGAGCGGGGCCAGCGGTCGGGTGCTGTCGTTATGATCCCGCTGGACCATCTCCCTTTCGACCGTCTCCAGATCAGGTGCGGCGGCGCCTTTCATCTTCAACTCTTCATAGCGGCGCCTGGCCCTGATGCCGCTGTCGGCGTCGAGAAAAAACTTGGCCTCGGCCTGGGGAAAAACCACCGTGCCCATGTCGCGCCCCTCGGCGACGATCCCGCCTTGGGCGCCAAGTGCCCGCTGGGTGTCCAGGAGAAACGATCGAACCG
This Desulfatitalea tepidiphila DNA region includes the following protein-coding sequences:
- the cmk gene encoding (d)CMP kinase; this encodes MGAKEKLRRSLIVTIDGPAGAGKTTISKLLAQRLGYRYMDTGALYRAVAVAAVEARVAADDDAALAELCRGMTLDLRETGEGLRVLLNQKDVTEQIRTPEISMMASAVSARPAVRSFLLDTQRALGAQGGIVAEGRDMGTVVFPQAEAKFFLDADSGIRARRRYEELKMKGAAAPDLETVEREMVQRDHNDSTRPLAPLKAAADALVIDSTHMTPEEVVARMIAHLSAIS